One part of the Dyadobacter sp. 676 genome encodes these proteins:
- a CDS encoding acyltransferase has protein sequence MRTNSEGHIIQLDGVRFIAVGLVLLDHLIVEINIIPFGALGVTIFFVLSGFLISRILLKSKEKTYGTPGGFKKYLRKFLIRRTIRIFPVYYLIIALLFIFNVPPVREKLAWLALYGTNIYIALHKTWMGSVDHLWSLAVEEQVYLFFPFLIFFIPKNRLVPVLGLMGIFSILLRFYIFYTGRIPGTNFVTMGEWTVAYVSTPACFDSFALGGLMAWTQLYKNDLFVKFFNKSWPVLLGLLGWVLVQWWAKSLAQPFNFPYVVLDRTMSSIFGFMLIGRAVMGFRGWMAAFLENPVCIYLGKISYGLYLYHNFVYNHFHSGPMHPTVRLFRKIYQYIPSLEGNIAFEATVVVALTVLVASVSWHFFEKPINALKDKYAY, from the coding sequence ATGCGCACCAATTCGGAAGGACACATTATTCAACTCGACGGCGTGCGCTTTATCGCGGTGGGACTGGTCCTGCTCGACCACCTGATCGTGGAAATCAATATCATCCCGTTTGGTGCGCTGGGGGTAACGATCTTTTTCGTCCTCAGCGGTTTCCTGATTTCCCGCATTCTGCTCAAAAGCAAGGAAAAGACGTACGGAACGCCCGGCGGCTTCAAAAAATACCTGCGTAAGTTCCTGATCCGCAGAACGATCCGCATTTTCCCGGTCTACTACCTGATCATCGCTTTGCTGTTCATCTTCAACGTGCCGCCGGTCCGCGAGAAGCTGGCCTGGCTCGCATTGTACGGGACCAACATTTATATTGCCCTGCACAAAACGTGGATGGGCTCAGTGGACCATTTGTGGTCGCTGGCCGTGGAAGAACAGGTGTACCTTTTCTTTCCCTTTCTGATATTCTTCATTCCAAAGAACAGACTGGTGCCTGTGCTGGGTTTAATGGGCATTTTCAGTATCCTTCTGCGCTTTTACATTTTCTACACCGGCAGGATACCCGGTACCAACTTCGTCACCATGGGCGAATGGACGGTCGCGTACGTATCCACGCCCGCATGTTTCGATTCTTTCGCATTGGGCGGGTTGATGGCCTGGACGCAGCTGTATAAGAATGATTTGTTTGTTAAATTCTTCAATAAGTCATGGCCGGTTCTGCTTGGATTACTGGGATGGGTACTGGTACAATGGTGGGCCAAATCGCTCGCGCAGCCTTTCAACTTCCCGTACGTGGTGCTCGACAGAACCATGTCGTCCATTTTCGGGTTTATGCTCATAGGACGCGCTGTGATGGGTTTCAGGGGCTGGATGGCCGCGTTTCTTGAAAATCCGGTGTGTATTTATCTTGGCAAAATCAGCTATGGCCTGTACCTGTACCACAATTTTGTTTACAACCACTTTCACAGCGGTCCCATGCACCCGACGGTCAGGCTTTTCCGTAAAATCTATCAATATATCCCCAGTCTCGAAGGCAATATCGCGTTCGAAGCAACAGTCGTGGTAGCGCTCACTGTCTTAGTGGCGTCGGTTTCCTGGCACTTTTTCGAGAAACCGATTAACGCCCTGAAAGACAAGTACGCTTACTAA